One Spartobacteria bacterium genomic region harbors:
- a CDS encoding YicC family protein encodes MALMSMTGYGRGDFVADGVHVVVEISTVNRKQLDVCLRLPKQLLQMEPRVHELLRQHLNRGRVSGEIAITFTGDVRKSCVKIDEVLAEDIVTQLREVGKKLKLVDDLSVRSLLRMQDVVRMEEKEMDPEWLWGIVLPAIEEAVLQVVSMRKKEGETLQAVMIKRLAGMQAMTEQIEKQAPAVAEKYRIQLLERLAAAGIEMDDPEGRLLKEIALYADRCDITEEITRLRSHCEQSIDRMKDGEPVGRALDFLAQELFREINTIGSKANDAEIIGMVVSFKSEIEKFREQVQNVE; translated from the coding sequence ATGGCTTTAATGAGCATGACTGGATACGGACGCGGTGATTTTGTCGCCGACGGGGTGCACGTAGTCGTAGAAATAAGCACGGTAAACCGAAAACAGCTGGATGTATGCCTGCGTCTTCCAAAACAACTGCTGCAGATGGAGCCCAGAGTGCATGAGCTGTTGCGGCAGCATTTGAATCGTGGCCGTGTCAGTGGTGAAATCGCTATTACTTTCACAGGTGATGTTCGTAAATCCTGCGTGAAAATAGACGAAGTGCTGGCGGAAGATATTGTCACGCAGCTGCGGGAAGTCGGTAAAAAACTGAAACTGGTCGATGATCTGTCGGTTCGTTCATTATTACGCATGCAGGATGTAGTGCGTATGGAAGAGAAAGAAATGGATCCGGAATGGCTGTGGGGCATCGTTCTGCCTGCCATTGAAGAGGCCGTGCTGCAGGTGGTTTCCATGCGTAAAAAAGAAGGCGAAACGCTGCAGGCCGTAATGATAAAGCGTCTTGCGGGTATGCAGGCCATGACGGAGCAGATCGAAAAGCAGGCACCTGCTGTAGCGGAGAAATATCGGATTCAGCTTCTGGAGCGTCTGGCCGCAGCAGGCATTGAAATGGACGATCCGGAAGGACGGCTTCTGAAGGAGATTGCGCTGTATGCGGATCGCTGCGATATAACGGAAGAAATTACCCGGCTCCGCAGTCATTGCGAACAGTCCATCGATCGCATGAAAGACGGAGAACCCGTTGGGAGAGCACTCGATTTTCTCGCACAGGAGTTGTTCAGAGAAATCAATACCATTGGCTCGAAAGCCAATGATGCCGAGATTATCGGTATGGTGGTGAGCTTTAAAAGTGAGATCGAGAAATTCAGGGAAC
- a CDS encoding peptide chain release factor 2, whose product MFDIEDKCREVEDLERQTAEPGFWDDQAKAQSLIAQVNALKAVVVPFAEIEKHAEDAQVMLELAEMEDDEAQRNTAFHDVESILNSAHDSMRTLEMQSLLSGQLDMNNAYISLHAGAGGTESCDWADMLLRMYRRYAERHGFDTTIMEYQPGDEAGVKSVTLFVEGAYAYGHFKAERGVHRLVRISPFDSNKRRHTSFASLDVIAEIDESIDVVIEEKDIRIDTYRASGAGGQHINKTDSAIRITHGPTGIVVACQVERSQHMNRAKAMAMLKARLYEWELDQKKKEMERFYSAKGEIAWGSQIRSYVFQPYTMVKDLRTEYETGNVQAVMDGELDGFVEAYLKKNAGQDN is encoded by the coding sequence ATCTTTGACATCGAAGATAAATGCAGAGAAGTCGAAGATCTAGAACGTCAAACAGCCGAGCCGGGATTCTGGGATGATCAGGCCAAAGCCCAAAGCCTGATTGCTCAGGTAAATGCACTAAAAGCCGTCGTTGTTCCCTTTGCCGAGATTGAGAAACATGCGGAAGATGCGCAAGTCATGTTGGAATTGGCAGAGATGGAAGACGATGAGGCGCAGCGTAACACGGCCTTTCATGATGTGGAGTCGATTCTGAACAGTGCACACGACTCAATGCGCACGCTGGAAATGCAGTCACTGCTCAGCGGTCAGCTGGACATGAACAATGCCTATATCAGCCTGCATGCCGGGGCTGGCGGAACGGAATCCTGTGACTGGGCAGATATGCTGCTCCGCATGTACCGCCGATACGCAGAGCGTCATGGTTTTGATACCACCATTATGGAATATCAGCCGGGCGATGAGGCCGGGGTGAAATCGGTTACGCTATTTGTGGAAGGAGCCTATGCCTACGGCCATTTTAAAGCGGAACGCGGCGTGCACAGACTGGTTAGAATCAGTCCTTTTGATTCCAATAAACGCCGGCACACGTCCTTTGCCTCGTTGGATGTCATTGCTGAAATTGACGAGAGTATTGATGTCGTTATTGAGGAAAAAGATATACGGATCGACACCTATCGAGCCAGCGGAGCCGGTGGGCAGCACATTAACAAGACCGATTCCGCCATTCGGATTACGCATGGGCCGACGGGCATTGTTGTTGCCTGTCAGGTGGAGCGATCCCAGCATATGAACCGGGCGAAGGCCATGGCTATGTTAAAAGCGCGTTTATATGAGTGGGAACTCGATCAGAAAAAGAAAGAAATGGAGCGATTCTATTCTGCAAAAGGGGAAATCGCCTGGGGCAGTCAGATTCGGTCTTACGTATTCCAGCCTTATACCATGGTGAAAGATCTGCGAACAGAATACGAAACCGGCAATGTACAGGCCGTTATGGATGGAGAACTGGACGGCTTTGTTGAAGCCTACTTGAAGAAAAATGCAGGACAGGACAACTAA
- a CDS encoding peptide chain release factor 3 translates to MIQEINKRRTMAIISHPDAGKTTLTEKFLLYGGALHLAGTVKARKNQRSATSDWMELEKKRGISISSTVLQFDYEGYKLNLLDTPGHKDFSEDTYRVLTAVDSVIMVIDAAKGIEAQTRKLFEICRRRGIPIFTFMNKMDRPCKDPLTLCDELEEVLQLNVYPVNWPLGQGMDFKGVYDRLTNEVHLFDRREGGGSQKAGVQVGGIKDEFIRGQLPEDIYDQFVDEVDLLDGAGEDLDIDDVMRGGTTPVFFGSALNNFGVQLLLDSFLKFPVLPLARRSGDNIVPTDHNKFSAFIFKIMANMDPKHRDRIAFLRVCSGKFERDMVVRHQRTGDSIRLSNARKMFGQERESVDEAYAGDIVGIVGRSGFGIGDTLTNDPDIVYREIPRFTPECFMFMRNPNPSDFKKFNKGMDQLLEEGVVQEFLRDDTMHQNVRLLAAVGPLQFEVVKYRLETEYGAESILEPAPWTVLRWLSPETTEKQLQDTRVPSGCSLATDVLGHHVLLLPSEWTMNYFKEKNPDIIISDIPFDIT, encoded by the coding sequence ATGATTCAAGAGATTAATAAGCGCCGAACTATGGCCATTATTTCACATCCCGATGCAGGAAAAACAACATTAACAGAGAAGTTCCTGCTGTATGGCGGAGCATTGCATCTGGCAGGGACGGTAAAAGCGAGAAAGAACCAGCGGTCGGCGACATCGGACTGGATGGAACTGGAAAAAAAGCGAGGAATCTCCATCAGCTCGACGGTGCTTCAGTTCGATTACGAAGGCTACAAGTTGAATTTGCTGGATACTCCGGGACATAAAGATTTCTCCGAAGATACCTATCGGGTTCTGACTGCTGTGGATTCGGTTATTATGGTCATTGACGCAGCGAAGGGGATCGAAGCACAAACGCGCAAACTATTTGAAATTTGCCGGCGGCGCGGCATTCCCATTTTTACTTTTATGAACAAGATGGATCGCCCCTGCAAAGATCCGCTTACGTTATGCGATGAGCTGGAAGAAGTGCTGCAGCTGAACGTGTATCCTGTCAACTGGCCGCTCGGCCAGGGCATGGATTTCAAAGGGGTTTATGATCGGTTAACCAATGAGGTGCATCTCTTTGACCGCAGGGAAGGCGGCGGATCGCAAAAAGCTGGCGTTCAGGTGGGCGGGATTAAGGATGAATTTATTCGGGGTCAATTGCCGGAAGATATTTATGACCAATTTGTTGATGAAGTCGATCTTCTGGATGGAGCGGGCGAAGATCTGGATATTGATGACGTTATGCGAGGGGGGACGACCCCGGTCTTTTTTGGCAGTGCGCTAAATAACTTTGGTGTGCAACTGCTGCTGGATTCCTTTTTGAAATTTCCCGTCCTGCCTTTGGCCCGCAGAAGCGGCGATAATATCGTGCCCACGGATCATAACAAGTTTTCTGCCTTCATTTTCAAAATTATGGCCAATATGGATCCCAAACACAGAGACCGCATTGCCTTTCTGCGGGTATGTTCCGGAAAATTTGAACGCGATATGGTTGTTCGCCACCAGCGAACGGGCGATTCCATCCGATTATCCAATGCGCGAAAAATGTTTGGTCAGGAGCGAGAAAGCGTGGATGAGGCCTATGCGGGTGATATTGTAGGTATTGTAGGGCGATCCGGTTTTGGCATCGGGGACACCCTGACCAATGATCCTGATATTGTGTATCGTGAAATTCCCCGTTTTACCCCTGAGTGTTTTATGTTTATGCGGAATCCAAATCCTTCCGACTTTAAGAAATTTAACAAAGGGATGGATCAGTTACTGGAAGAAGGAGTTGTGCAGGAGTTCCTTCGTGACGACACTATGCATCAGAATGTGCGATTACTTGCGGCCGTGGGGCCTCTGCAGTTTGAGGTGGTAAAATACCGACTGGAAACAGAATATGGTGCCGAAAGTATTTTAGAGCCGGCTCCTTGGACGGTGTTGCGATGGCTGTCGCCGGAAACAACAGAGAAGCAGCTTCAGGACACTCGTGTTCCCAGCGGCTGTTCGCTGGCCACGGATGTGTTGGGACATCACGTGCTGCTGCTGCCGTCGGAATGGACGATGAACTACTTTAAAGAAAAGAATCCAGACATCATTATATCTGATATACCATTTGACATAACATGA
- a CDS encoding hybrid sensor histidine kinase/response regulator has protein sequence MSGSMMNRILVVEDARFYRIIICQKLNESMDCEVNAVESLREAELLLNSKPSDYFSVAILDLVLPDAAHGEIIDLIAAHSIPIVVFAGSFTEDLRETMLEKNVFDYFIKSHPGTLDSVVVSVQRILRNTEVQIMVVDDSRFSRSMIRTMLQTYRFNVVEAEDGIEALDMLKKHPDIQLVVTDYAMPRMDGFELISHIRRDYDRYTLAVIGISAQINPIDSVKFLKNGANDFLPKPFLKEELYNRVLMNLETLEQMRREKERTQKLKELNDIKNKFLGMAAHDLRNPLSGIRGLSQFMREESEDLSEEHREFVNAIYDASTHMLTMVNELLDVAVIESGQLDLHLESGSITDLVSDRLRFNRALADKKNIVFDLDLKDVPAVSFDSSKLTQVVDNLITNAIKFSPAKSHILISCEEHNHMVVVTVKDHGPGLSEADQEKLFGAFQKLSAKPTAGESSTGLGLSIARKIVEAHQGRIWADSSRDDGATFHFSLPSAT, from the coding sequence ATGTCAGGAAGCATGATGAACAGAATTTTGGTTGTCGAAGATGCGCGTTTTTATCGCATCATTATTTGCCAGAAATTAAATGAGAGCATGGATTGTGAAGTGAATGCTGTGGAGAGCCTGCGCGAGGCGGAGCTTTTGCTGAACAGTAAGCCGTCTGATTATTTTTCCGTGGCGATTCTCGATCTTGTGCTGCCGGATGCGGCGCACGGCGAAATTATTGATCTTATTGCAGCGCATTCCATTCCGATTGTTGTTTTTGCAGGGTCGTTTACAGAAGATTTGCGGGAAACCATGCTGGAGAAAAATGTATTTGATTACTTTATAAAGAGTCATCCCGGGACATTAGATTCTGTTGTCGTGTCCGTTCAGCGGATTTTAAGAAATACAGAAGTACAAATCATGGTGGTAGATGACTCCCGTTTTTCACGTTCTATGATTCGTACGATGTTGCAGACTTATCGATTTAATGTAGTGGAGGCGGAGGATGGTATCGAAGCACTGGATATGCTGAAAAAGCATCCGGATATTCAATTGGTTGTAACGGACTATGCCATGCCCCGTATGGATGGCTTTGAGCTGATTTCCCATATTCGGCGCGATTATGACAGATATACGTTGGCCGTGATTGGTATTTCGGCACAAATCAATCCCATTGATTCCGTTAAGTTTCTTAAAAATGGGGCAAATGACTTTCTCCCGAAGCCGTTTTTAAAGGAAGAATTGTACAATCGCGTGCTGATGAATCTGGAAACATTGGAGCAGATGCGCCGGGAGAAAGAGCGGACGCAAAAGCTCAAAGAACTAAACGATATAAAGAACAAATTCCTGGGCATGGCGGCACATGATTTGCGCAATCCGCTGAGTGGTATTCGTGGTTTATCGCAGTTCATGAGGGAAGAATCAGAAGATCTGAGTGAAGAGCATCGCGAATTTGTCAATGCCATTTATGATGCCAGTACCCATATGTTGACGATGGTGAATGAATTGCTGGATGTGGCAGTAATTGAAAGCGGTCAGTTGGATTTGCATTTAGAATCAGGTTCTATCACTGATCTGGTATCCGATCGTCTGCGTTTCAATCGGGCTCTGGCGGACAAAAAGAACATTGTATTTGATTTAGATTTAAAGGACGTTCCGGCTGTATCTTTCGATTCTAGCAAGTTGACGCAGGTGGTTGACAATCTCATTACCAACGCCATCAAATTTTCTCCTGCAAAATCGCATATTCTTATTTCCTGCGAAGAACATAACCACATGGTCGTCGTCACGGTTAAAGATCACGGCCCCGGTCTAAGTGAAGCGGATCAGGAAAAACTGTTTGGTGCATTTCAGAAATTAAGTGCCAAGCCAACCGCAGGGGAGAGCAGCACAGGCCTGGGACTGTCCATTGCTCGAAAAATCGTAGAGGCACATCAAGGGCGGATTTGGGCAGATAGCTCTCGGGACGACGGAGCCACATTTCACTTTTCTCTGCCAAGTGCAACATAA
- a CDS encoding ADP-ribosylglycohydrolase, translating into MIGSVYEWESIKTKEFSLFSKDSCFTDSVIY; encoded by the coding sequence ATAATCGGGTCGGTTTATGAATGGGAGTCCATCAAAACCAAGGAGTTTTCATTGTTTAGCAAGGACAGTTGTTTCACGGATTCAGTGATATACTGA